A window from Candidatus Reconcilbacillus cellulovorans encodes these proteins:
- a CDS encoding pyridoxal biosynthesis lyase PdxS, whose amino-acid sequence MVQTGTDRVKRGMAEMQKGGVIMDVMNAEQAKIAEAAGATAVMALERVPADIRAAGGVARMADPAIIEEVMKAVSIPVMAKVRIGHYVEAKVLEALGVDYIDESEVLTPADEQFHINKKEFTVPFVCGARDLGEALRRIGEGASMIRTKGEAGTGNVVEAVRHMRLIMSQIRKIQNMSEDELMAEAKQLGAPYELVLEVHRTGRLPVVNFAAGGIATPADAALMMHLGADGVFVGSGIFKSENPEKYAKAIVQATANYQDYELIAHLSRNLGAPMKGIEIGKLESRLQERGW is encoded by the coding sequence ATCGTTCAGACCGGTACGGATCGCGTCAAGCGCGGTATGGCGGAAATGCAAAAAGGCGGCGTCATCATGGACGTCATGAACGCCGAACAGGCGAAAATCGCGGAAGCGGCCGGCGCGACCGCCGTCATGGCGCTCGAGCGCGTGCCCGCGGACATTCGCGCGGCCGGCGGCGTGGCGCGGATGGCGGACCCGGCGATCATCGAAGAAGTGATGAAAGCCGTCTCCATCCCCGTCATGGCCAAAGTGCGCATCGGCCATTACGTCGAGGCGAAAGTGCTCGAGGCGCTCGGCGTCGACTACATCGACGAAAGCGAAGTGCTGACGCCTGCCGACGAACAGTTCCATATCAACAAAAAAGAATTCACCGTCCCGTTCGTCTGCGGCGCCCGCGATCTCGGCGAAGCGTTGCGCCGCATCGGCGAGGGCGCGTCGATGATCCGCACGAAAGGCGAAGCCGGAACGGGCAACGTCGTCGAGGCGGTCCGGCATATGCGGCTGATCATGTCGCAAATCCGCAAAATCCAGAACATGTCGGAAGACGAACTGATGGCCGAAGCCAAACAGCTCGGAGCACCTTACGAACTCGTGCTCGAGGTGCATCGGACGGGCCGGCTGCCGGTCGTCAACTTCGCCGCCGGCGGCATCGCCACGCCCGCCGACGCCGCGCTCATGATGCATCTCGGTGCGGATGGCGTTTTCGTCGGATCCGGCATTTTCAAATCCGAAAATCCGGAAAAATACGCCAAAGCCATCGTTCAGGCAACCGCCAATTACCAGGACTATGAGTTGATTGCCCATCTGTCGCGCAACCTCGGCGCACCGATGAAAGGCATCGAGATCGGCAAACTGGAATCGCGCCTTCAGGAACGCGGCTGGTAA
- a CDS encoding glutamine amidotransferase subunit PdxT: MKVGILAFQGAVEEHARMVARVGAEPVAVRRKEQLAELDGLILPGGESTTIGKLMRVHGLLEAIREFASAGKPVFGTCAGLILMADRISGQEEAHLRLMDMTVSRNAFGRQRESFETDLDVKGFDSPMRAVFIRAPWVEEVGPGVDVLAVYGGRVVAARQGHLLAAAFHPELTDDVRMHELFLDMIQENREVAAEPRPV, translated from the coding sequence ATCAAAGTCGGCATCCTGGCGTTTCAGGGCGCGGTGGAGGAGCACGCGCGCATGGTCGCCCGCGTCGGCGCCGAACCGGTGGCGGTTCGCCGCAAGGAACAGCTTGCGGAACTCGACGGTCTTATCTTGCCCGGCGGCGAAAGCACGACGATCGGCAAACTGATGCGCGTGCACGGCCTGCTTGAGGCGATCCGCGAATTTGCCTCAGCGGGCAAGCCCGTGTTCGGCACGTGCGCCGGCCTCATCCTGATGGCCGACCGCATCAGCGGCCAGGAAGAAGCCCACCTTCGCCTGATGGACATGACGGTTTCCCGCAACGCATTCGGCCGCCAGCGCGAAAGCTTCGAGACCGACCTGGACGTCAAGGGCTTCGACTCGCCGATGCGCGCCGTCTTCATCCGGGCGCCGTGGGTTGAAGAAGTCGGTCCCGGCGTCGATGTGCTCGCCGTGTATGGAGGCCGCGTCGTCGCCGCGCGGCAGGGGCATCTTCTGGCCGCGGCTTTCCATCCGGAACTGACCGACGATGTGCGCATGCATGAACTGTTTCTCGACATGATCCAGGAAAACCGCGAGGTGGCGGCAGAGCCGCGCCCGGTATAA
- a CDS encoding serine--tRNA ligase, which translates to MLDIRLLRQEPERVREALARRGRPFPELDRFSEVDGKRREVIQEAERLKNRRNVVSEEIAVLKRQGRNVDALIAEMRDVSDRIKQLDEQLRALEAELADILLALPNLPHDSVPDGESNADNVEVRRWGEPPSFSFQPKPHWDIAAGLDLLDFEAAAKVTGTRFVFYKGLGARLERALINFMMDLHGSNGYTEMIPPYIVNRASLTGTGQLPKFEEDVFKLEGTDYFLIPTAEVPVTNYHRDEILDISELPKRYVGYSMNFRSEAGAAGRDTRGLIRQHQFNKVELVKLTTPETSYDELEQLTADAERVLQLLRLPYRVVVLCAGDLGFGAAKTYDLEVWMPGAGVYREISSCSNFEDFQARRANIRFRREPKAKPEFVHTLNGSGLAVGRTVAAILENYQQEDGSVVIPEVLRPYMGGLDRIAKA; encoded by the coding sequence TTGCTGGATATTCGACTGCTCAGACAAGAACCGGAGCGGGTTCGGGAGGCGCTGGCTAGACGCGGACGGCCGTTTCCCGAACTCGATCGTTTTTCCGAAGTCGACGGCAAACGCCGCGAAGTGATCCAGGAAGCCGAGCGGCTGAAAAACCGGCGCAACGTCGTATCGGAAGAGATCGCCGTCCTTAAGAGGCAAGGCCGAAACGTCGACGCATTGATCGCCGAAATGCGCGACGTCTCGGACCGCATCAAGCAGCTCGACGAGCAGCTGCGCGCCCTGGAAGCCGAACTGGCGGACATCCTTTTGGCCCTTCCCAATTTGCCGCACGACAGCGTGCCGGACGGCGAATCCAACGCCGACAACGTCGAGGTGCGGCGGTGGGGCGAGCCGCCATCGTTTTCGTTCCAACCGAAACCGCACTGGGACATCGCCGCCGGTCTCGACCTGCTCGACTTCGAGGCCGCGGCGAAAGTAACCGGTACCCGGTTCGTTTTTTATAAAGGCCTCGGCGCGCGGCTCGAACGGGCGCTCATCAATTTTATGATGGATTTGCACGGCTCGAACGGGTACACGGAAATGATTCCGCCCTATATCGTCAACCGCGCCAGCCTGACGGGGACGGGACAATTGCCGAAATTTGAAGAAGACGTTTTCAAGCTGGAAGGAACTGATTACTTCCTCATCCCGACCGCAGAAGTTCCGGTAACGAACTACCATCGCGACGAAATACTGGACATCTCCGAATTGCCGAAACGCTACGTCGGCTACAGCATGAACTTCCGCTCGGAAGCCGGCGCTGCGGGCCGGGATACGCGCGGCCTCATCCGGCAACACCAGTTCAATAAAGTCGAACTGGTGAAATTGACGACGCCGGAAACCTCCTACGACGAGCTTGAACAGCTGACGGCGGATGCCGAGCGCGTACTGCAACTGCTCCGCCTGCCTTATCGTGTCGTCGTCCTCTGTGCGGGCGACCTCGGCTTCGGCGCGGCCAAAACATACGATCTCGAAGTATGGATGCCGGGCGCTGGCGTCTATCGCGAAATCTCGTCGTGCAGCAACTTCGAAGACTTCCAGGCGCGGCGCGCCAACATCCGCTTCCGTCGCGAACCGAAAGCGAAACCGGAATTCGTTCATACGTTGAATGGTTCGGGCCTCGCCGTAGGCCGCACCGTCGCCGCCATACTAGAAAATTACCAACAGGAAGACGGCAGCGTCGTCATTCCGGAAGTATTGCGCCCCTACATGGGCGGACTCGACCGCATCGCGAAAGCATAA